From Leptolyngbyaceae cyanobacterium, a single genomic window includes:
- a CDS encoding rhomboid family intramembrane serine protease, whose product MVPLNDDNPTKITPYLTYALIAINIVIFLYELSLPPQELQSFFRTYAIVPRDLTASLLSREPNQILPQFLTLVTSQFLHGGFLHLAGNMLFLWIFGNNIEEQLGRFKYLIFYLTCGILAGLAQWFFSPQSNIPALGASGAIAGVLGAYILRFPHTKILTLIPLGFFFYTVRIPAIFFLGFWFLQQALYGVASLNARSNIGMESGGVAYWAHAGGFVFGVVLGPLLGLFPARKKEL is encoded by the coding sequence GTGGTTCCCTTAAATGACGACAACCCAACCAAAATTACTCCTTATCTTACCTACGCACTGATTGCCATCAACATTGTCATATTTTTGTACGAACTCAGCTTACCACCCCAAGAATTACAGAGTTTTTTCCGCACTTACGCGATCGTTCCCAGAGATTTAACAGCCAGCTTGCTGAGCCGCGAACCGAATCAGATATTACCACAATTTTTAACCCTGGTCACCTCTCAATTTCTGCATGGAGGTTTCTTACACTTAGCTGGCAATATGTTGTTTTTATGGATTTTTGGTAACAACATAGAAGAGCAACTCGGTCGTTTTAAGTATTTAATTTTTTATCTAACTTGCGGCATTTTAGCTGGTTTGGCGCAATGGTTTTTCTCTCCTCAGTCTAATATTCCAGCTTTGGGCGCTAGCGGAGCGATCGCCGGGGTATTGGGAGCATATATTCTCCGCTTTCCTCATACAAAAATTCTCACTTTAATTCCGCTTGGTTTCTTTTTTTACACAGTAAGAATTCCCGCGATTTTCTTTTTAGGTTTTTGGTTTTTGCAACAAGCTCTCTATGGAGTTGCCAGCCTCAATGCACGCAGTAATATCGGTATGGAAAGTGGCGGAGTTGCTTATTGGGCACACGCAGGCGGCTTTGTTTTCGGCGTCGTTCTCGGTCCATTACTGGGCTTGTTTCCCGCCAGGAAAAAAGAATTATAG
- a CDS encoding superoxide dismutase — MKKIFSLAIRFLWLGITLIVLIVACQQAPQAESSPATTVSNPIAQTTSAASIQLPPLPYDYAALEPHIDGQTMRLHHDRHHQTYVDNLNKALAKYPNLQNSTVEALLRDLNSVPEDIRTAVRNNGGGHLNHTMFWQIMSPQGGGEPTGAIAQEITKTFGNFSQFKEQFNAAGGARFGSGWVWLIRNPNGQLQITTTANQDSPIMDGAYPIMGNDVWEHAYYLKYQNQRNQYLNNWWNVVNWNEVNRRLQESLNTK; from the coding sequence ATGAAAAAAATCTTCTCACTCGCAATCCGATTTCTATGGTTAGGAATCACTCTGATCGTACTGATCGTTGCTTGCCAACAAGCGCCCCAGGCAGAGTCTTCTCCCGCTACGACAGTCAGTAACCCCATAGCGCAAACCACTAGTGCCGCATCAATTCAACTACCACCGTTACCATACGATTACGCAGCCCTAGAGCCACATATCGATGGTCAAACAATGAGGCTGCATCACGATCGCCACCATCAAACTTACGTAGATAATTTGAACAAAGCTCTAGCCAAATATCCTAATTTGCAAAATAGCACTGTCGAAGCACTATTGCGAGATTTAAACAGCGTTCCGGAAGATATCCGTACCGCAGTTCGGAACAATGGCGGCGGTCATCTCAATCACACCATGTTTTGGCAAATTATGAGTCCTCAAGGTGGTGGTGAGCCAACAGGTGCGATCGCCCAAGAAATCACCAAAACTTTCGGTAATTTTTCCCAATTTAAAGAACAATTTAACGCAGCAGGTGGCGCTCGCTTTGGTAGCGGGTGGGTGTGGTTAATTCGCAATCCAAACGGTCAACTGCAAATTACCACCACAGCCAATCAAGATAGCCCAATTATGGATGGTGCTTATCCGATTATGGGCAATGATGTATGGGAACACGCTTATTATCTCAAATACCAAAATCAACGCAATCAATATTTAAATAACTGGTGGAATGTTGTCAATTGGAATGAGGTTAATCGGCGTTTGCAAGAATCATTAAATACGAAGTAA